A genomic stretch from Setaria italica strain Yugu1 chromosome VII, Setaria_italica_v2.0, whole genome shotgun sequence includes:
- the LOC101778605 gene encoding probable L-type lectin-domain containing receptor kinase S.5, with translation MSCLSMSCLCLLLLLLLCSRISCSFASSAACSRDGTNYSFHYSFSSDSSDGLVLLRDAEISNGALHLTPGPRNSNRSGAALLAAPVTLWSQNSEGFMQNASFDTSFTMNFPYSSPAGQEAAGPNGEGLAFVVVPTLNSPPLGILGLRNNPPKDTSSASRGTGFFLVKFFDMDDNRSRLNISIITSAASLVNTMSIATNQTTTKNYKISIKYTRQHVGVYMDDKPVLEADLNLNDNVLQRAFVGFLFSSELHSILSWELTVKLPGNDNKDIDWKVTLPAVLGCISVTAIMKMFVAAFYFKSKYNKLKMELVLSETLRRLPGMPREFKHATMRKATDNFHEARRLGKGGFGAVYKGTLWSGKDGMTCVEVAVKKFTGDENRRYDDFLAEIDIINRLRHRNIVPLVGWCYEKGELLLIYEYMPNGSLDQHLCPKEQPQRILGWATRYDIVADIAAGLHYVHHEHEHMVLHRDIKASNIMLDSTFRARLGDFGLARIVGLDKNSYTDLGVAGTWGFIAPEYSVSHKATRRTDVYAFGVLVLEIVTGRRALCVFQDTFQLLTDWVWRLHQEGRLLEAVDKEVVSTEEYDADGATRLLLLGLACTNPNPLDRPTMAEVVQVVAKSVPAPDVPHVKPSFVWPPEEGMPQSFDDITEMSDLDESHWEETSSSDALAVSAIIRRKARVSSIG, from the exons ATGAGCTGCCTAAGCATGTCATGTTTATGCCTCCTACTACTGCTCCTCCTCTGCTCGAGAATCTCCTGCTCCTTTGCGTCGTCGGCAGCATGCAGCCGTGACGGCACCAACTACAGCTTCCATTATTCCTTCAGCAGCGACTCATCTGACGGGCTGGTGCTTCTCAGGGACGCTGAGATCAGTAATGGCGCTCTCCATCTCACTCCAGGGCCGAGGAATAGCAACAGGTCCGGTGCCGCGCTCCTGGCAGCTCCGGTCACACTCTGGTCCCAAAACTCCGAGGGGTTTATGCAAAATGCTTCCTTTGATACCTCCTTCACCATGAACTTCCCGTACTCATCACCGGCCGGGCAAGAAGCTGCAGGGCCGAACGGAGAGGGCCTTGCCTTCGTTGTCGTGCCCACCCTCAACAGCCCACCGCTTGGCATCCTGGGCCTCAGGAACAACCCTCCCAAGGATACCTCCTCTGCCTCCAGAGGCACCGGcttcttcctcgtcaagttCTTCGACATGGACGACAACCGCAGCAGGCTCAACATCAGCATCATCACCTCCGCAGCCTCACTTGTAAATACTATGAGCATCGCAACCAATCAGACAACTACGAAGAACTACAAGATCAGTatcaagtacaccaggcaacatGTAGGGGTATACATGGATGACAAACCCGTCCTTGAGGCAGACCTCAACCTTAATGACAACGTCCTGCAGAGAGCCTTCGTTGGTTTCTTGTTCAGCTCCGAGCTCCATTCTATCTTGAGCTGGGAGCTGACGGTTAAACTCCCTGGCAATGACAACAAAGACATCGACTGGAAGGTGACACTGCCTGCAGTTCTTGGGTGCATTTCCGTTACGGCCATCATGAAGATGTTCGTCGCCGCCTTCTACTTCAAATCCAAGTACAACAAGCTCAAGATGGAGCTGGTGCTGTCGGAGACTCTCCGGCGGCTCCCCGGCATGCCGAGGGAGTTCAAGCACGCCACGATGAGGAAGGCCACCGACAACTTCCACGAGGCGAGGAGGCTGGGCAAAGGCGGGTTCGGCGCCGTGTACAAGGGCACGCTGTGGTCGGGGAAGGACGGTATGACATGCGTGGAGGTCGCGGTGAAGAAGTTCACGGGGGACGAGAACCGGCGCTACGACGACTTCCTTGCCGAGATCGATATCATCAACCGACTGCGCCACCGGAACATCGTCCCACTAGTTG GTTGGTGCTACGAGAAGGGCGAACTCCTGCTAATCTACGAGTACATGCCCAACGGCAGCCTTGATCAGCACCTGTGTCCCAAGGAACAACCACAACGCATCCTCGGATGGGCTACCCGCTACGACATTGTCGCGGACATAGCCGCGGGGCTCCACTACGTTCACCATGAGCACGAGCACATGGTGCTCCACCGCGACATCAAGGCGAGCAACATCATGCTAGACTCCACCTTCCGCGCCCGCCTCGGCGATTTCGGCCTCGCGCGCATCGTGGGCCTGGACAAGAACTCCTACACCGACCTCGGCGTCGCCGGCACCTGGGGCTTCATTGCGCCGGAGTACTCGGTGAGCCACAAAGCGACGCGGAGGACGGACGTCTACGCGTTTGGGGTGTTGGTCCTCGAGATCGTCACCGGGAGACGAGCGCTCTGCGTGTTCCAGGACACGTTTCAGCTGCTCACCGATTGGGTCTGGAGGCTCCACCAGGAAGGGAGGCTGCTTGAAGCTGTGGACAAGGAGGTTGTTTCTACGGAAGAGTACGATGCAGATGGCGCCACTAGGTTGCTGCTCCTTGGGTTAGCGTGCACCAACCCTAACCCGTTGGATCGTCCGACCATGGCCGAGGTGGTGCAGGTTGTGGCCAAGTCGGTGCCGGCGCCGGACGTGCCACATGTGAAGCCATCGTTTGTGTGGCCACCGGAAGAAGGGATGCCTCAAAGCTTCGATGACATAACTGAGATGAGTGATCTCGATGAGAGTCACTGGGAGGAGACATCAAGCAGCGATGCGCTTGCTGTAAGCGCCATCATCAGACGCAAGGCGCGGGTTTCTTCAATCGGTTGA